In a genomic window of Mucilaginibacter sp. KACC 22063:
- a CDS encoding response regulator, producing MTTNQKKILIVDDDSRNIFALSLTLRSKGYTVVSANEAAKGIAMLKQDDGIGIVLLDMMMPEMDGYEAMGRIRADEQLAGIPIVAVTAQAMPGDREKCMVAGATAYISKPVNVDALADILKTYL from the coding sequence ATGACAACAAACCAGAAGAAAATTTTAATTGTAGACGATGACAGCCGGAACATTTTTGCGTTAAGCCTTACGCTGCGTTCAAAAGGGTATACAGTTGTATCGGCTAATGAGGCTGCAAAGGGCATAGCCATGCTTAAACAAGACGATGGCATAGGTATTGTACTGCTGGACATGATGATGCCGGAGATGGACGGATATGAAGCAATGGGCCGCATCAGGGCCGACGAGCAACTGGCAGGTATACCCATAGTTGCCGTTACTGCTCAGGCCATGCCGGGCGATCGTGAGAAATGCATGGTAGCCGGAGCAACAGCCTATATCTCAAAACCTGTTAACGTTGATGCGTTGGCAGATATATTGAAAACATATTTATAG
- a CDS encoding response regulator, whose amino-acid sequence MKTTITRNLQIGFGLSLLLLIISSVVSYVSISNLLQSSERVDHSNTVVSSLENVISTMKDAETGQRGFLLTSQNEFLEPYNGSYNRALLEANKAQNLTKDNPQQQKNIKEIKDILLQRMSILQKMIDKKRAGGVITVDELRTGKLYMDSLRKAVDETEKIENKILKGRIERLNQFSSFTPIVIVFAAILSLVISGFFYLKVTSDLAERNRLQRILEEKDQETQHRINVIQGIADKVSNGDYSTRVDASEKDTLGSLAVSLNKMAESLQYSFNKISDNEWLQTGIAQLNDRMVGEKDLKELSKDILDFIADYTKSQVGALYTFENKTLHLESGYALSSTAPKIIKAGEGLLGQVAESGKPIFLSDIDPDYISVNYASGSIKPKNLIIVPLFEDTKVHGVLELGTLNEYPARKLEFLKAVSGNIGIALVSSQNRRRMQELLEETQAQSEELQAQHSELENLNNELEEHTQRLQTSEEELRVQQEELQQTNQELEERNRIINDRNAEIQRKAEELEQTTKYKSEFMANMSHELRTPLNSILLLSRYLSENTEHNLSEEQVESARVILNSGNGLLDLIDELLDLSKIEAGKMDLEYEQVPLAEIEADMRSLFMPIARDRNLQLILDNHFKGNETLETDKMRLEQVIKNLMSNALKFTTQGSVQLSIRPSTIDNSFIEFSVKDTGVGIPQEKQELVFEAFKQADGSTKRKFGGTGLGLSISRELARLLGGEIRLESEPGKGSNFIVIIPRHKPATVPLPVPPQPIVIPAKTEEKKEDDRVRHIAPVIPGDVEDDRNTIGDDDKVILIIEDDTPFAKALLGFTRQRGYKGVISVRGDLGIEYAIKYRPLAILLDLQLPVKDGWEVMEELKSNPVTKPIPVHIMSSMEAKKESRLRGAVDFINKPVAIEQMKLIFSRLEDALSRSPKKVLIVEENPKHAQALAYFLETFNVSAAVSSSVSDGVSILQNKQVDCVILDMGIPDKSAYETLDLVKQNKGLEHLPIIVFTGKNLSSSEETRIKQYADSIVIKTAHSYQRILDEVALFLHLIEENKQEDFKPKNLTTVHLNEVLHDKTVLIADDDVRNIFSLTKSLEKHKMNVISATDGREALKQLEENPDTAIVLMDMMMPEMDGYESTKKIRQNPKFKNLPVIAVTAKAMMGDREKCIQAGASDYISKPVDIDQLISLLRVWLYDKAI is encoded by the coding sequence ATGAAAACAACCATAACCCGTAACCTGCAAATAGGATTCGGACTCTCATTGCTGTTGCTCATCATCAGCTCTGTGGTTTCATATGTAAGTATCAGCAACCTGCTGCAAAGTTCGGAAAGAGTTGATCATAGTAACACAGTAGTAAGCTCGCTCGAGAATGTGATCTCTACCATGAAGGATGCCGAAACCGGACAGCGTGGCTTTTTACTAACCAGTCAGAACGAGTTTTTAGAACCCTACAATGGCTCTTATAACAGGGCTTTGCTCGAAGCTAATAAAGCACAAAACCTTACTAAAGATAATCCTCAGCAGCAAAAGAACATTAAGGAGATTAAAGATATCCTGCTTCAGCGTATGTCTATCCTGCAAAAGATGATTGATAAAAAGCGTGCGGGCGGGGTGATCACAGTTGATGAATTGCGTACGGGTAAATTATATATGGACTCGTTGCGTAAAGCTGTTGATGAAACGGAAAAAATTGAAAATAAAATATTGAAAGGGCGTATTGAGCGCTTAAACCAGTTTTCATCCTTCACCCCTATCGTCATCGTATTTGCGGCTATACTTTCTTTGGTAATATCCGGCTTTTTCTATTTAAAGGTAACCTCAGACCTTGCCGAGCGCAATCGTTTGCAACGTATCCTTGAAGAGAAAGACCAGGAAACACAGCATCGCATCAATGTTATTCAGGGTATTGCAGACAAGGTATCAAATGGCGATTACAGCACACGTGTAGATGCCAGCGAAAAAGATACACTGGGCAGCCTTGCCGTATCGCTTAATAAAATGGCCGAGTCGCTGCAATATTCTTTCAATAAGATATCTGATAACGAATGGCTGCAAACCGGTATAGCGCAGCTTAATGATCGTATGGTAGGCGAAAAAGACCTGAAAGAACTTTCAAAAGATATTTTAGACTTTATTGCTGATTACACCAAAAGCCAGGTTGGTGCACTTTATACATTTGAGAACAAGACCCTTCATTTAGAAAGTGGTTATGCCTTATCATCAACTGCGCCTAAAATCATTAAGGCCGGCGAAGGCCTGTTAGGGCAGGTTGCAGAGAGTGGCAAACCTATTTTCCTGTCAGATATTGACCCGGATTATATCTCGGTAAATTATGCGTCGGGCAGTATCAAGCCTAAAAACCTGATCATTGTTCCGCTGTTTGAAGATACCAAGGTACACGGCGTGCTCGAGCTTGGCACTTTAAATGAGTATCCGGCACGCAAGCTCGAGTTTTTAAAGGCAGTATCCGGCAACATCGGCATTGCGCTGGTAAGCTCGCAAAACCGCAGGCGCATGCAGGAGCTGCTTGAAGAAACACAAGCACAATCTGAAGAGCTACAGGCACAGCACAGCGAACTGGAGAACCTGAACAACGAACTGGAAGAGCATACCCAGCGCCTGCAAACTTCAGAAGAAGAACTGCGCGTACAGCAGGAAGAACTACAACAAACCAATCAGGAACTGGAAGAGCGCAACCGCATTATTAACGACCGTAATGCCGAAATACAGCGCAAAGCCGAAGAACTGGAACAAACCACTAAATACAAATCAGAATTTATGGCAAACATGTCGCACGAGTTGCGCACGCCTTTAAATTCTATTTTGCTTTTATCGCGATATTTATCCGAGAACACTGAGCATAATCTTTCTGAAGAACAGGTTGAATCTGCAAGGGTTATCCTCAATTCGGGTAACGGGTTACTCGACCTCATAGACGAACTGCTGGATCTTTCTAAGATTGAGGCCGGCAAAATGGACCTGGAATATGAGCAGGTTCCGCTTGCAGAAATTGAGGCTGATATGCGCTCGTTGTTTATGCCAATTGCGCGCGATAGAAATCTGCAATTGATCTTAGACAATCACTTTAAGGGCAACGAAACACTTGAAACCGATAAGATGCGGTTGGAGCAGGTGATTAAAAACCTGATGAGCAACGCGCTTAAATTTACAACACAAGGTTCGGTACAATTAAGCATACGCCCTTCAACTATTGATAATTCGTTTATTGAGTTTTCGGTTAAGGATACCGGTGTTGGTATACCGCAGGAAAAACAGGAGCTGGTATTTGAAGCCTTTAAACAGGCCGATGGTTCAACTAAACGCAAGTTTGGCGGCACCGGGCTGGGCCTGTCCATCAGCCGCGAGCTTGCCCGACTTTTAGGAGGCGAGATAAGGTTGGAAAGCGAACCGGGCAAGGGCAGTAATTTTATAGTGATTATACCACGGCATAAGCCGGCAACAGTGCCACTGCCTGTTCCGCCCCAGCCTATAGTAATCCCTGCAAAAACCGAAGAAAAGAAAGAGGATGACCGTGTACGCCACATAGCGCCTGTTATACCCGGCGATGTTGAAGATGACCGCAATACCATAGGTGATGATGATAAGGTAATCCTGATCATTGAGGATGATACCCCATTTGCTAAAGCCTTGTTAGGCTTTACACGTCAGCGCGGTTATAAGGGTGTTATCTCCGTAAGGGGCGACTTAGGTATAGAATATGCCATTAAATATCGTCCGCTTGCCATCCTGCTCGATTTACAGTTACCGGTAAAAGATGGTTGGGAAGTAATGGAAGAGCTGAAAAGTAACCCTGTTACCAAACCTATCCCTGTACATATCATGTCTTCAATGGAAGCTAAAAAAGAAAGCCGCCTGCGTGGTGCGGTAGACTTTATCAACAAGCCGGTAGCCATTGAGCAGATGAAACTAATTTTTTCCAGGCTGGAAGATGCCTTGAGCCGCAGCCCTAAAAAGGTATTGATTGTTGAGGAAAATCCTAAACATGCCCAGGCACTGGCCTATTTCCTGGAAACCTTTAATGTTTCTGCGGCAGTATCAAGCAGCGTAAGCGACGGCGTAAGCATTTTGCAGAACAAACAGGTAGATTGCGTAATTCTGGATATGGGCATTCCTGATAAAAGCGCTTATGAAACATTAGACCTGGTAAAGCAGAATAAAGGGCTTGAGCATTTACCGATCATTGTATTTACCGGCAAAAACCTGTCATCTTCTGAAGAAACCCGCATTAAACAGTATGCCGATTCTATTGTGATCAAAACCGCACATTCTTATCAGCGTATACTTGATGAAGTGGCCTTATTTCTGCACCTGATCGAGGAAAACAAACAGGAAGATTTTAAGCCTAAAAATCTTACCACTGTACATCTGAATGAAGTATTGCATGACAAAACTGTATTAATTGCCGACGATGATGTCCGTAATATTTTCTCGCTCACCAAATCGCTTGAAAAACATAAAATGAATGTTATTTCGGCTACGGATGGCCGCGAAGCATTAAAACAACTGGAAGAAAACCCGGACACTGCCATTGTTTTAATGGACATGATGATGCCGGAGATGGACGGTTATGAAAGCACTAAAAAAATCCGTCAGAACCCTAAATTCAAAAACCTGCCGGTGATAGCCGTTACCGCAAAAGCCATGATGGGCGATAGAGAGAAATGTATACAGGCCGGTGCTTCTGATTATATTTCAAAGCCGGTAGACATTGATCAGCTGATATCACTCCTGCGTGTATGGTTGTATGATAAAGCAATTTAA
- a CDS encoding ATP-binding response regulator, producing MILIVDDKSENLIALKKILETHNFSVDTALSGEEALRKVLKYNYKLIILDVQMPGMDGFEVAEAISGYSKTKDIPIIFLSAVKINKQFISKGYASGGRDYLIKPIDPDILVLKMRTFIKLYEQTDELNRVQHALMEEIEYRKEAESKKDEFISIASHELNTPLTSVKGYLQLAEKSFEKDNKDGTRMYLDRTKTQLNKLNQLVADLLNTSKIVSGKLEYSFREFDFEPFLDSAIDIIKQSFPHKNITKNGTADVRIHGDPLRLEQVILNYLTNAIKYSPDNDEIFVDVALMPHNKVNIKVRDQGIGIPLEKQDQLFDKFYRVEESSNRFQGLGMGLYICAEIIRRHSGTYGVESEPGKGSTFYFTIPVKSEN from the coding sequence ATGATATTAATTGTTGACGATAAGTCTGAGAATCTTATTGCACTGAAAAAAATCCTTGAAACGCACAACTTTAGTGTGGATACTGCCTTGTCTGGCGAAGAAGCTTTACGAAAAGTATTAAAATATAATTACAAGCTGATTATACTGGATGTACAGATGCCCGGCATGGATGGCTTTGAAGTTGCAGAGGCCATTTCGGGATATAGCAAAACCAAAGACATTCCTATCATCTTCCTTTCTGCTGTTAAGATAAATAAACAATTTATTAGTAAAGGTTACGCATCAGGTGGCCGCGATTACCTGATCAAGCCAATTGACCCGGACATACTGGTGCTAAAAATGCGCACGTTTATTAAGCTTTACGAACAAACCGACGAATTAAACCGCGTACAGCATGCCCTGATGGAGGAAATTGAATATCGTAAGGAAGCGGAAAGCAAAAAAGACGAATTCATCAGCATTGCAAGCCACGAACTGAATACGCCGCTCACTTCTGTGAAAGGCTATTTGCAACTGGCCGAAAAGTCCTTTGAAAAAGACAATAAAGACGGTACACGCATGTACCTGGACAGAACCAAAACGCAGCTGAATAAGTTAAACCAATTAGTTGCAGACCTTCTTAATACATCAAAGATCGTATCCGGCAAGCTTGAGTATTCTTTCAGGGAGTTTGACTTCGAGCCTTTTTTAGATAGTGCGATTGATATTATCAAACAGTCGTTCCCTCATAAAAACATCACTAAAAATGGCACTGCAGATGTTAGAATTCATGGCGACCCGCTAAGGCTGGAACAGGTTATATTAAATTACCTCACCAATGCCATAAAGTATTCGCCCGATAACGACGAGATATTTGTAGATGTAGCGCTGATGCCGCACAACAAGGTAAATATTAAAGTGCGCGACCAGGGTATAGGTATTCCGCTTGAAAAACAGGATCAACTTTTTGATAAATTTTATCGTGTTGAGGAATCGTCAAATCGTTTTCAAGGGCTGGGGATGGGCCTTTACATCTGTGCAGAGATTATCCGCAGGCATAGCGGCACCTATGGTGTGGAGAGCGAACCAGGTAAAGGTTCAACATTTTATTTTACCATACCGGTAAAGTCTGAAAACTAA
- a CDS encoding CheR family methyltransferase, which translates to MEGPVSEQDLELLLNDLIERYGYDFTNYAKASLKRRINRLFTLDRFPSFAEFRYKIRSDADYMKRFIEQVTVNVTEMFRDPVFYKELREHVLPVLATYPFIRIWHAGCSTGEEVYSMAILLKEAKLLHKSLLYATDINPQVLQKAASGIFPISHMKQYSENYIASDGKEDFSTYYTASYNMAKFNEELSQRMVFSTHNLVSESSFNQFQLIVCRNVLIYFEKELQGRVFALFDDSLDKLGYLALGSKETLKLAPIISKYRQEGKEKIWRKVY; encoded by the coding sequence ATGGAAGGCCCGGTTAGCGAGCAGGATTTAGAATTGCTTTTAAATGATCTTATTGAACGTTACGGATACGATTTTACTAATTATGCCAAAGCATCTTTAAAAAGGCGTATCAACAGGTTATTTACGCTCGACCGCTTTCCAAGCTTTGCCGAATTCAGGTACAAGATACGTTCAGACGCCGATTACATGAAACGCTTTATAGAACAGGTTACAGTTAATGTTACCGAAATGTTCCGTGACCCGGTGTTTTATAAAGAGCTAAGAGAACATGTACTGCCGGTACTGGCTACTTACCCTTTTATACGTATATGGCATGCAGGCTGCTCAACCGGCGAAGAAGTGTACTCCATGGCGATTTTATTGAAAGAAGCTAAACTATTACATAAATCGCTGCTTTACGCTACTGATATTAACCCGCAGGTACTGCAAAAAGCGGCCTCGGGTATATTTCCCATAAGCCACATGAAGCAATATTCTGAAAACTATATTGCATCAGACGGCAAGGAAGATTTTTCAACTTATTATACGGCAAGCTATAATATGGCTAAGTTTAATGAGGAACTTAGCCAGCGCATGGTTTTTTCCACACACAACCTGGTGTCCGAAAGCTCTTTTAACCAGTTTCAGCTCATCGTATGCAGAAATGTGCTAATCTACTTTGAAAAGGAACTGCAAGGCAGGGTTTTTGCACTGTTTGACGACAGTCTTGATAAACTGGGGTACCTGGCGCTTGGTAGTAAGGAAACATTGAAGCTCGCGCCTATTATCAGCAAATACAGGCAGGAAGGAAAAGAAAAAATATGGCGAAAAGTGTACTAA